The Bernardetia litoralis DSM 6794 genome includes a window with the following:
- a CDS encoding SDR family NAD(P)-dependent oxidoreductase: MLAFITGATSGIGLATARIFAENNIDLILCGRRKERLQELEKELSQKVKVTLLSFDVSNRDEVKKAVDSLSSDCQNIDVLINNAGNAHGHASIQDGNLDDWDAMINLNVKGLLYVTKAILPKLLNKTRSEINKGQIINIGSIAGIDSYPNGNIYCATKSAVAMLSETMRIDLFKENVKVSEVKPGLVETEFAKVRFKNDDKKAKEVYQNYTPLTPKDIAELIYFVISRPAHVNVADVLILPADQAKTTLVNKR, from the coding sequence ATGTTAGCATTTATCACAGGCGCAACTTCAGGAATTGGACTTGCCACAGCAAGAATTTTTGCAGAAAATAATATTGACCTTATTCTTTGTGGAAGAAGAAAAGAAAGACTTCAAGAGTTAGAAAAAGAATTATCTCAAAAAGTAAAAGTAACATTACTTTCTTTTGATGTTAGTAATAGAGATGAAGTGAAAAAAGCAGTAGATTCTCTTTCAAGTGATTGTCAAAATATTGATGTTCTTATCAATAATGCAGGAAATGCACACGGACATGCTTCTATACAAGATGGTAATTTGGATGATTGGGATGCAATGATTAACTTAAATGTAAAAGGACTTTTGTATGTAACAAAGGCTATTTTGCCAAAATTATTAAACAAAACAAGGTCAGAAATCAACAAAGGACAAATTATAAATATTGGTTCGATTGCTGGAATTGATTCTTATCCAAACGGAAATATTTATTGTGCTACCAAGTCAGCCGTTGCGATGCTTAGTGAAACAATGAGAATTGATTTATTCAAAGAAAATGTAAAAGTAAGCGAAGTAAAACCTGGATTAGTAGAAACAGAGTTTGCAAAAGTTCGTTTTAAAAATGACGATAAAAAAGCCAAAGAAGTGTATCAAAATTATACACCTCTTACACCAAAAGATATAGCAGAATTAATTTATTTTGTAATCTCTCGTCCTGCTCATGTCAATGTTGCTGATGTTTTGATTTTGCCAGCCGACCAAGCAAAAACAACTTTAGTAAATAAGAGGTAA